The sequence AAactaaatatcaaaattttatattcaaACAATGATCAATTAATTGTAAATGATAATATAGAATGACAATAGCATAGTTACAACTTACAAGTTCAAAACTTAAATCCTAATTAACGGAAAAACAAAGAATAAGTATTGTAATTTTTGCATGTGTTTCCCTCTCTTTTATGTATTTTTCTGGATATCTTCAAggattttcataatttttgttgTGGTCCAAGTGTATTTTGTGCACAAGGGCTAGCTTCCACCTCCCTCACGATCcaatggattttggttttatttgtatttttcattgGAGTGTATGCTTTATGAAGCAATTCATATAAAAaacgaaaaaagaaaagaattacGCTTTCCATAAATAGATAGATAATAGGTAAAAACCTACAAAAAAATCTATTGAGATTGTCTTATagttcaattttgtgagacaaatCCCGACATAACCCCCGACCCATgatattatgttttatgttaaaattactacttttcattatatatataaattatgtcGACCCATCTTATAAGAGAATACTTACTCATGAATGCCATAGTTTTTTggaattatttattgtttatatgTTAATAGAATGAACACAAATAATTGAATCAACAAACTTAAGATCTGACGGGAATGTAGACTAATTCTCTTCGTTCCTTCTTTTTTTCATGTCAAAGTTCGTATCTATGAATAATTAAACTATGACGTCGAAGTGAATgtcatttattaaaaatataaactatataagtaaaaaaaattaatttatattttagattTGCTATATCGATATGTCAAATTAGACAAATAAGAAGAGTGATGTAGGGCTGGGGAAAAATACTGAATGCCGAAAATACCATCATATTGTATCGAAAAATTTACCAAATATACCGAAaaatcggtataccgaaaatttcgataCGGTATCAATTTTTGGTATTGGTATcggtatataaaattttttatttcggtatatcgaatataccgaaattttttttttaaaaaatttttcacggtataccgaattttttttaattttcgacACGAAATTCATATCGGTACGGTATACCATACCGTACCCAGCCCTAGAGTGATGTGTTGTCAATAGTGGTGAAATATGTTCTTCATATCGGTACGGTATACCATACCGTACCCAGCCCTAGAGTGATGTGTTGTCAATAGTGGTGAAATATGTGGAGAAACCGAGTGAgacttaaaaaaaactaaataaataaatcaattggAGTAAGACCTGTATGAACGACTCAAATAAACGAAGTAGGAAGACCTATGGAAAAAAATACAGTATCAAATAGATTAATCAACATCAAACGatctaattataaaaaagaAACATGAAAATCAAATATGATGAAAGGATTGCTGAATTTAATCGAACAAAAAAGcggaaagtttttttttttaaaatgaaaaaaataatgaataattcaaaaatcaaacaaGGAAAAGATTAGCTAATATTTTAGTGTCAAAGAAGATCATTGGCTAATATTACCTCTATAAGTGACAGCCGGCCGGAGTTTGTTGCCTATCAACTTGTCGTATGCAAATTCCGCGTTCGTCGAGCGAATTGTCTAGGCAAGTGTAAAATATACACagttattgaaatattttcaaaaataataagttGGCTAGTTTAGTCCAACAAGTAGTCAAAAAACAGACTTGGACTATTTACAAGATCTAAAACTAAAACTggcaaatttaaaataattttttaaaggcATCATCAATAATGTATGCATCCATTATTATTTAAACTCAACTTGGAATCCTTATCAACATAcacaaacataaaattaaaacacaaaacaaaacagAAGTACTAGGTACTATTTTTTGGTCTCTTTCGCCatgaaaacttttaaaataataatttcgaaattttgaagATGGTCGCTTAATTAACAAATAATTTTCCCCCATCATGAATTGAACACAATAAAATTTATGTTCCATGAAAAATAtggaaaaaaaaagaacatAGATTTTACCGATATGATTGACAATCACACACACACCAAGAAATTTCCAATAACTATTCATTTGCAAAGCTTTTGCTCCGAAGTTTCTCTTCATTATACTAATAGTATTCTCACCATACACTGCATAATCTACCACCTATAAAGCTTTTCAATGCACTGAAGAAGATCAACCATGGCCCGAAGAAGCCAAGGACCCGCCATTGGAATCGATTTGGGCACAACTTATTCATGTGTAGCCGTGTGGCGCCATGATCGTGCAGAGATCATACCTAACGATCAGGGCAACCGCACAACGCCTTCCTACGTAGCATTCAGTGAAACCGAACGCCTCATTGGCGGTTCCGCCAAGAATCTTGTTGCCATGAACCCAACCAACACCATTTTTGGTGAGACAATGTTATTTTATTCTCACTCCTTGATCAGTATGATTATTTAGTATTGGTTTTTTGCAGATGCTAAGAGATTGATTGGTCGGAGATTTAGCGACCCTTTGGTACAGAGTGATAAGGAACTCTGGCCTTTCAAAGTCATTGCTGGCCCTGATGATAAACCCATGATTGTGGTTAACTACAAAGGCGAGGAGAAAAAGTTTGTAGCCGAAGAGATTTCTTCGATGGTCCTCACCAAGATGAAAGAAACCGCAGAAGCTTTTCTTGGATTAACAGTGAAAAACGTGGTTATTACGGTGCCTGCCTACTTTAATGACTCCCAGAGGCAGGCGACTAAGGATGCTGGAACCATTTCCGGGCTTAACGTCTTGCGTATCATTGTCGAACCAACTGCTGCAGCCATTGCATATGGTCTCGACAAAAAGTTTAGCTCCTCTAACGAAAAGAAAAATGTGCTTATTTTCGATCTCGGGGGTGGCACCTTTGATGTGTCCCTTCTCACTATGGAGAATAGTGTGTTTAAGGTTAAGGCTATTGCTGGTGACACCCACCTCGGAGGAGAGGATTTCGACAATAGGATAGTTAATCATTGTGCTCAAGAGTTCAAGAGAAGACATAAAAGGGATATCAGAATGGACCCCCGAGCATTGAGGAGACTTAGGACATCTTGTGAGAGGGCAAAGAAGAATCTGTCTTCCGCAAGTGAAACGACGATAGGAATCGATTGCTTGTACGATGGAATCGACTTTGACTACAAAATAACTCGTGCGAAATTCGAGGAACTCAACAtggatttattttataaatgcaTCAAACATGTTAAAGATTGTTTGGAAGATGCCCAGATGGAGAAGGAAAGTATCGACGACGTGGTGCTGGTTGGCGGATCTACTAGAATACCAAAGGTTCAACAAATGCTGCAAGATTTCTTTAATGGCAAGGAGTTGTGCAAGAGCATTCATCCTGATGAGGCCATCGCTTCCGGGGCAGCAATCCAAGCCGCAATTTTAACCGGCCAAGGCAATGCAGAGGTTCAAGACATATTGTTATGCGAAGTGACGCCTCTGTCTCTTGGCGTGCACATGGAAGGAGATGTTATGAGTGTGATAATACCAAGAAATACGGCTATTCCTACCAAGAAGGAGAGCAGATTCGTGACATGTTCGGACAACCAAACCTCTGTTGCGATCCAGGTGTTCGAGGGAGAAAGGGCGAGAACAACGGATAACAATCTGTTGGGCAAATTCGAGCTAAGTGGCATTCCACCTGCCCCGAGGGGTGTAGCTAAAATAACGATTTGCTTTGATATCGATGCAAATGGGATATTGAATGTTTCTGCTGAAGATCTAACAGGAGGGAATAAAAACAACATGACAATCATCAACGACAAAGGTAGGCTATCTACGGAAGAGATCGAGAGAATGTTGCGTGAGGCGGGGTTTTTCAAGGCGGAAGATGAGCAACATAGAAGGAAAGCAGAGGTAAAGAATGCTCTGGAAACTTATGTTTATGATATGAAGAGTAAAATGGAAAACGACATGAACTTTTGTTTGAAACTGACatattcagacaagaagaaggttgAAGTTGCCATTGAGCTGGCTACGGACTGGCTGGAAAGCAACCAACTCGCAGGAGAAGACGAGTTAAAggataaaaagaaacaagtagAGAGCATCTGCGACCCCATCATTGCCAAGATGTATGAATCCCAAGGCAGCACTGCTCCTAAGATTGATGAAGTTGAATAAGCTAGCTAGGTTTCTGTACGTACGTGTGCTtagttttaattaatataaaaactcaaaatctGAAATTGCATAATTAATCTGTATCGTAATGATATGTAAGTATCAGccttttttcaaaaatacaaaaaacaaaaaaaaatacaaaaaatcgaCCATATATAGCTTCTTTGATCTGATGAAAAGTGATGTTTCTCTGAGTTGGATCAGTCTCATGTTCCCTTGTAGAAAGCTTGACCCCAGTTTGTGGACTAATGAATCTGCTTTGAGTTTGCACCATTCTTCCCAAAAAATAACCACACAAATACACAATTACAAAAAAGGGTAAGTTTTGTACCATGCATTATAAGCAGCATATATGCCACTTTCTCAATGATCATATATATGCTTACTCAAGACAAATTTTGTCACCCCAACATTATAAATATCAGCTAACTCATGATAATCGGAATTTCTAAATCAATTGAAACATAATAACATAAAGAAGATCAAATGTTTGGAGAAGCCAGTCGAAAACGATGAAAATCAAACTTCCGCCGAATGTATCCAACAAAAATTGGAGAACCCAAAACCCTCTGGGCCCAATCTATCGGGCTGGGCCTGATTCTAAATACAAccatttattcaaataataataataataattttgctcaaaaaataataataataataaccacaaTTATCATTTTTGAATCCCTCGACTCCGGGAGGCGTGTGTTCTAATTGAGTTTCAATTTGTTTtagaaatatttcaaaatttttttttatctatctacgcaaattatttaaattttaattaagttcacTCATGATTAtcagattatttttaaaatattaggttgaataaagaaaatttttttaaaaaaaatcttcccaagatatatatatttcaagatTTTATCGATCATTCaaacttttaaataaatttccatacatatataataagtAGCACGTACATATAAATGGAAAGTATTTATATCACGATCTAATGATCTGTTTTGAACTTCGATCCAAAATGTAATtagttaaataaaaaaaattacggaattggaaataattaaattaaaattcaacgaataataataattttacgcACCTAAATTGATATCTTCCCGGATTCTCTAGGATCCCATGCAACTCGATCTTCcccaaatatttaaattttaaattaggaaACTTTTATATTTCATTCAGATAATTAAATGGATATTAATTATGGAAACTCTAAAAACTACCAAAATATCCTAGTAGGACTCGAAATTAAAATTCAACGAATAGTAATTAAATGATTTGTTCCCGGATTCTCTAGGATCCCAATTACTCTTcctcaaatatttaaattttaaattaggaaACTTTTATATATCAACTAGTTTTCaggtaattaaataaatattaattatggaaACTCTGAAAAACTAACATATCCAGGACTCGAAACCACACTTCTATAAATATAACATTGATCATACCAAAATAAGTTATTATATCtcaacaaatatatattttttttgcatgaATGGCATTCACCGCTTCTTCTTCCGGAGAAGAGAATCACCGCGGCCAAGCTTCTCTTAATGTTTCCTCCGCCGATACATGTTCGACAACTATCCTACTTTTTGGAGTAGCGATCACGGCCCCGACGGAGACAACAGATAGTCACGATCAATGGACGATCAAGAAAAAGCTGCACAAGAGCGACGTGGACGGGTCGTCGAGGCTTCTGCTAGGAATGAAAGCTGTTGAAAAACATGTGTTGCCTCACGTTGGAGAGTTCGACAAGAAGATAGGTGTGGATCTTGTGTTCTACGACGTCGATACGAAGACGGAGCACAGGCTTACGCTGAAAACGTGGATAACTAAGAGCTACACACTCATCAATGGTTGGAGGAAAGATTTCGTTAAAAGACGAGGACTCAGAACGAACGACGAAATCGGGATTCGCTGGGAAGAACAACATGGAAGATTCGAGTTTACCCTACTCAACAAGGCAGAGATCGTTTTCTTTTGAAATTATAATTGTATGTATGCATAGGTATTAATCATCCAATTTATAACGAGGGCGTTTCATTATTAATCTTTCTGATCTATATATGTGTAGTGAATGCATCCACCAAATAATTAGATAAAAGATTACAAACTTCCATATTGGACCAGAACTTTATCAAATCTTTATATAATTTGTTTAAAAGTTGTATAATTCGATGAAACGAATAATGGCAGATCGGGCGATGGTGAGAAACCTCTCAGCTTGTAAGACGAATCGATGGGTCTGCCACGACTATATGTAGAGATAAAATTAGTAACCATGCAAGTTTTGGCTGGGAAATTTAAGAATCTCTACAAGGGATATATGATTATTTGATTTCTACTGATGTACGTTCTTGAATATTTCTACCAACACAACAGGTATTACTGTTTACAGGTCCGAGATATATATCAGGAACTGATCTTAAGTTCTCTGgctattcttttttttttttttttaatgaaaaaggTTATAAATAGAGCATGTACAAGTATAACTACGCCGGGCATTCCCGGGGTATTTACATCCGGAAATAAAACGAAGCCCCAGTGGCTATTCTTAATTTCATGGGCCATGCTTGAAATTAAAAGAAGAGATGAAGCGGTATTCAATTATATGATACTGCATGCAATGTTTTGAAGTTTGAAGCAATATTCAATTCCAAAAAGAAGAGATGAAGCGGCATTCAGATGACGAAAGTTGAAGATGGTAGCTAGGAGTCATGTACATTGGAAATTAGGACCCTGCTGAAATGATACTTCCCATCACAATCCCACCAACATAGAACTCTCTTTGTGACGTATTACATAATTATTTTCAGGAAGAACATATAGAGAGATATATAGTCGGAAGCGCGTATTACATCGTGCCGGCGGCCAGTGAAGTACTTCTTGTTCTATTGttgaaattaatattattatgcaTCATATCGACCAAATAAGATTTGCCCTTCATAGCCGATCTCGAAAATGAGCCTATGCAAAAGAAAACTCAGAATTTGACATTATTTGCAACACAGCGGCATCCATCTGATATCACTGAACAAATTATCAAATAGCTCAAATACAATATTTGGTTCAAGAATGGGAAACTCACAAGTGGTAGGATATGCTGAAAAGAATGAACCAGCAATATATAGTTGCAACAAATAACTGCCAGAAACAAATAATTGTAAGTTGAATTCAACTCTATTCGATCCCTAGATCAAAATTAGTTGTATTACCAATGATAAAACAATGCACCAAATTGAATGTTCTCAATTCAAACAGCAGTTGCGTGTAAAACATATCTGAACAAGTGCATGCACTCATGCTAGCATTAgaatcaatgcatttatgattATAGATTTTCTCCGAGGACAAAACTAATCAAATAACACCTTACGTAATTATCTTTGCTAGAGAATCTAAAAATTGCAGTGATATCAGGCACTAAAACTCCCGAGACATTCCATTTTATTTTAGGTGTCTTGAGGGATCGGAAGAGAATTGGAAAAGATCGATGTTTAGAAATGTTTTGGGAAAACAAAAtgtattattgattttttttttttttggagaatGAAATTTGTACTCTATATAACTTACCATTTCAAAATGGTAGggtaaaaacataataaaattttaaacagtAAAATTTGAGTCATAATATAATAATGGAGATCgaattttttgagaaaattataATGGTGAACCTTTAAGAGATAGTGAAAAGTTTGATTATAAGTAATGACTATATTGGGGCACATATGAGGCGAcgaagctttttttttttgggggtgtaaaacatacaaattatttatggaaaaaatcaaaatgaaaaGGTACCAAAAGAGACCTCTTGATTAGATTAATCCAACTCATATCCATTCTTAATTGAGTAATGCTAGATATACACCTCGATGTACATCTTGGTTTACACTCTtccttattaattataaaactttCCTTGATCAACTagatatttatttcttatcatgggtattttgcaattaatgagaaaaattaggaaaattttaaGTAAGGGTGTAAACCAAAGTGTACACTACAAAGTGTACATCTAGCATTTTTCTTCTTAATTTGCTGCTAATGCCTTGGCAATCCCTACAGATtcctacaaaaaataaaaagcataaataatttattaccCCAAGAAGATTGTGCATTAGAAAACAGGCAAAAGTTTTGGAGAAGAAGATACATAAACATCCATGCACCCAAGGATAATATTCCCAGTACCAAAATTGCCATGCGAGTGATGAGAAttgttgtagtgacccgcatcgtgattacctactaatcaaaagttTAAGCATACAATTAATCAATAATAAACTAAATCAGAGTAAATGCCGAGCTTAAAGAAACTAATATCAGAAAAGTATAActtagtggtcaaccctgcaatcctgccttggtcaccacctaatatCCTCATCCTCAGAAGAACTACCTGCAATCTGCCacatcgaatagggtgtccagacaaTAGAAAATAAGCGGACGTGAGCATaacacgctcagtacgagagtatgagtataccatattatatgtgcatgtatgcaagtgaactgggtaccaagacactcaggtcaagaaacaagctcatagacctggcccagggtatatagcacgttgcgtcgtcgcatcaggaggtgactcCTATACCCAGTAGATAATGGTGGTCtaatactagtacaagtgttcaaccataacggtgacctgacacaagacttacatatccaaccatccacaactcatagggtgagcaccctactatGGATATCTCAAGGATACTagatcaatatgctcatgtatgcaacatgcAGTCATGACATGTTATACAGATAAAGTCAtgtaaaacatgcaatcacataatacatgcatactcaatcttgataccttgaataataatttcgtatttttctaaggcagatcctagaagctctcatctaggttccaagcctaccatgcaacactacaataCAATATAGCCATTCATTATCTAGCATTCCAAAGAACACCTATCATGCtctaaaaatcttaattaaactatagcatagtccctattttctataaggagccagagttataccttcgtccgtcgtcagcccgctgatgtcgaataccccagagcttgggcacaacCCTACTACGACTCCTGGACACCTCCTCAGAGCTTCGCCGCTTGGCCGCTACTACGGACATTGTCTGTTATATAAAAACTAGTACCTACttcaactcttaaaataagagtacccaaaagctcttaaaaacgagctaacatgggccaaggagaggtTTGATTTTGCATCCAAATGAGGCCACCctcggccctatttatagacctcgatcggatgatccgatcccTGGTTTGGACGGTTCGATCCTTGCATGATATCCACGTCGCATGCATGCGTGTTCGAACGGTCCgatccctcttcggatcgtccaatctCTTACGTCTGATACACTTGTTCAAACCCATTTGACACTTGTCTGGGTACACTTCGGACGTCGAGGCTTCTGCTAGGAATGAAAGCTGTTGAAAAACATGGGTTGCCTCACGTTGGGGATTTCGACAAGAAGATAGGTGCGGATCTTGTGTTCTACGACGTCGATACGAAGACGGAGCACAGGCTTACGCTGAAAACGTGGATAACTAAGAGCTACACTCTCATCAATGGTTGGAGGAAAGATTTCGTTAAAAGACGAGGACTCAGAACGAACGAAAAAATCGGGCTTCGCTGGGAAGAACAACATGGAAGATTCGAGTTTACTCTACTCAACAAGGCAGAGATCGTTTTCTTTTGAAATTAGTTATTAATCGTCGAATTTAGAACCAACGAATTGTTTGTTTAATCTTTCTGATGATCTGTGTAAATATATAACACAACATGCATGGATATGCAGGCTGCTAGCTAGTGAACTtgctctatatatatattgttgaaaTACTATGATAAAAGATTACAAACTTCCATATTGGACCACAACTTTAATTATATATCcatcttaatatatatatttgtttaattctTGTCAAGATCGAAAAAGATTAATCCAAGTTCTAAATCACTAAAAAATACCAAGGAGTTAAATTTGTTCCATCGACACGGCGGATCAACTTCTTTGACCAACTTCTCCACCGGCTACGACTCCGTCGAAGAGTCGCAAATCCTCGCATCAAAATTATCGAGAAACTACATggaagataaaataaaaaataataataaatacataaataaaagaAGAGCACAAGATATTTACTCGAGCTAGCTAGGGAACTGATTCATCTCGTAAATTAAACAAGCAAGCTTATTAGGGGATCAGTTAAGTTTATTTCGTGTTGTTTTATGGAAAAAGCAGTGTGTTTCGGAATGTATTTTAGGGATACTTTTTAGTTTATTATTGTTCATGTTATTAACAAAATTATTAgtaggatttttttttattcatgtaTGATTTCGTTATTGAGAGTGCGTTTGGAGTGGACTTTGGACCAATTAATTTAATGACGTGTAAATTCGTTATTTTAAATTCACTTcatttgtttaataatttaatttaggtgaatttttattttctataattttaattcaatgCAACAATAGTGAACGTGATTAGAATCTAAGTTCGAAACTTTCTCCAAATTAAACGCATCCAATGCAATTAACATGAGAATTCCGGTTAACCTTATTTATATAGTTTATAAGCTACTACTTAATTGAAAGTTTACAATGTATATCGATCGAATAGTAGCAATTGTGAATTTCATCGATCGTCATTCAAAAAACACGAGTATTCATATATCTAAACACATTGTAAATTAATTTTACTCAGTCGATCAATCCACCAATGAGTTAGGCATTTCTCATGTACGTTGACATCCTTGATTTTCGATATTGTGAAGATCACATGAAAGAAATGGTGTATGTGATTTGTTATATAAAATGAACAGTGTTGTACTTAGTGTTGTGACACCACAGACAACAtagtgcagcggaaatttaaagcgtaaataaaacacaagtaattaattttgcaAGAATATAAAAACTCGTGTCGGTGCCTTAgagctaaatatcactagtaaacgtaagatcagtcttacaaagataatcctagtgattttatgaaaattcaataaattctaaatttctcaacaagttgaaaaatcaaacttgcatcctaaacacAATCATAGTATAAAAGAAAttagatgcaactcccgtagcataaattgaagagacagaaAATATTTTCGATCAACACAGtttccacagtgttgtctctgatgtcttcaacacgaacggcaacacggggatATGCAACAACGATGGTTACCTTGCTTCAGAATCCTCAATTCTTTAACAGAATTCTTCAATGGTTACACTTGCAGTTTGTACGTCTGAAGCTCTCTATTTTCTTGTGCGTGAAACACTTCCTTTATAGATTAGAATCCAAGTCTAGAAGGTtttcttagatagagtcctacaagaATAAGGAAACAAATtttagtaggaataaaactctcTCAACTCCaacaaatcaaatcttgataatagTCAGATTATAATATATTGGGATAAAATCCAAATACGTCCTTAAAGTTTCCTAActttccaaaaatatactaaGAATTTATTCGTTCCTAATTATGTCCCTTATTTAACAAATAGTTTCCTTAATATGTCCCTCAAACTAAAAATTGTCTATAATACCCTTAttctaaaaattataattaatatttcctcTGGGCTCATaaatatggtatcagagcctaggtaattttattcaaactttatattattcattaaatcatacttttctttgttgaggaagagattttcaacaaaccatggattcaaacgagagtttgaaccagaaggatttcatttatatgaaatcccatAGAtaagtgaatctatttaaaatagattctttacaacAAAACTTAAAGAGATTTAGGTCTTTTATACTCTATgaagagattaagaaatatgatttctaattctcaatttctagagatcacaccagattcctctaaactctccggagatcttagagaaattcaaaagacggtacaatattacagtaatcagctgtatgaaatacctcggcagattggagaaatccttaaaaaacaaaaagaaattcttgtaactctaaaggatcttcaaactaaaataaaaaatctagaacatacttctggttctagaaagaaaaatacaggaggaaggttaccactctcgtttggcaccgaacctctgttacatcataaaggtaaaaccaaaatggttcaaaaacctttaactgatgatgaattgatgattaatcttataaaggcagtatcagagaaaaacactatctgatgactactttagaaagattaaatctcgaggatttacaagatcttgcggattctttttcgAATtttaaagtagtagatctaaaaatgaattcccctgagggtgaacaacccataggaaaTCGCccgagatatgtggttaaaacagaagaacca comes from Henckelia pumila isolate YLH828 chromosome 4, ASM3356847v2, whole genome shotgun sequence and encodes:
- the LOC140866016 gene encoding heat shock cognate 70 kDa protein-like isoform X2 — encoded protein: MARRSQGPAIGIDLGTTYSCVAVWRHDRAEIIPNDQGNRTTPSYVAFSETERLIGGSAKNLVAMNPTNTIFDAKRLIGRRFSDPLVQSDKELWPFKVIAGPDDKPMIVVNYKGEEKKFVAEEISSMVLTKMKETAEAFLGLTVKNVVITVPAYFNDSQRQATKDAGTISGLNVLRIIVEPTAAAIAYGLDKKFSSSNEKKNVLIFDLGGGTFDVSLLTMENSVFKVKAIAGDTHLGGEDFDNRIVNHCAQEFKRRHKRDIRMDPRALRRLRTSCERAKKNLSSASETTIGIDCLYDGIDFDYKITRAKFEELNMDLFYKCIKHVKDCLEDAQMEKESIDDVVLVGGSTRIPKVQQMLQDFFNGKELCKSIHPDEAIASGAAIQAAILTGQGNAEVQDILLCEVTPLSLGVHMEGDVMSVIIPRNTAIPTKKESRFVTCSDNQTSVAIQVFEGERARTTDNNLLGKFELSGIPPAPRGVAKITICFDIDANGILNVSAEDLTGGNKNNMTIINDKGRLSTEEIERMLREAGFFKAEDEQHRRKAETRRRLKLPLSWLRTGWKATNSQEKTS
- the LOC140866016 gene encoding heat shock cognate 70 kDa protein-like isoform X1, with the protein product MARRSQGPAIGIDLGTTYSCVAVWRHDRAEIIPNDQGNRTTPSYVAFSETERLIGGSAKNLVAMNPTNTIFDAKRLIGRRFSDPLVQSDKELWPFKVIAGPDDKPMIVVNYKGEEKKFVAEEISSMVLTKMKETAEAFLGLTVKNVVITVPAYFNDSQRQATKDAGTISGLNVLRIIVEPTAAAIAYGLDKKFSSSNEKKNVLIFDLGGGTFDVSLLTMENSVFKVKAIAGDTHLGGEDFDNRIVNHCAQEFKRRHKRDIRMDPRALRRLRTSCERAKKNLSSASETTIGIDCLYDGIDFDYKITRAKFEELNMDLFYKCIKHVKDCLEDAQMEKESIDDVVLVGGSTRIPKVQQMLQDFFNGKELCKSIHPDEAIASGAAIQAAILTGQGNAEVQDILLCEVTPLSLGVHMEGDVMSVIIPRNTAIPTKKESRFVTCSDNQTSVAIQVFEGERARTTDNNLLGKFELSGIPPAPRGVAKITICFDIDANGILNVSAEDLTGGNKNNMTIINDKGRLSTEEIERMLREAGFFKAEDEQHRRKAEVKNALETYVYDMKSKMENDMNFCLKLTYSDKKKVEVAIELATDWLESNQLAGEDELKDKKKQVESICDPIIAKMYESQGSTAPKIDEVE